Within the Hippoglossus hippoglossus isolate fHipHip1 chromosome 20, fHipHip1.pri, whole genome shotgun sequence genome, the region GGGGGAAACAACACCGACAAATGCAAATTATGCTCCGATTCACTAAAGATGTCAAAGGATGAAATGGGAAATTTGTAGCATGGCAGAAATGTTTGAGTAATATCCATCTGGTGCTCGGTCACTACATTTGCAAAATCAATTTTTTACCTCCCGTTTCCTTCAAATTGGCTATTTTTTACTTGAGTGCACTAAAAACTTTTCCCCGAGGTGCATGTCTGGCTCAAATGGAATGGCTGTTGAGGGTTAATGGGAAGGTTTGGGGAAGGGTTACATGTGGAGCTTCTACCTAAGAGGGATAGTGCCAACTTCTGCTCATCCACAGACAAAGAGTGTTAATAAAAGGTTATTTAATTGCATTCCCTGtaaatgtgaacacacagagacactgccAAGTTCCAGCGGTTTACGATTCTAATGGGCTGTTTGATACTGGATTAAGCTCTCCGTGTTGGATGAGTGGTTCGACGGTGGGACCCTCTGGGGCTTTGTGGCCGAGGCACCCAGTGGTATAGGTAGTGACGTGgtatgtgcagcagcagcagcagcagcagcaatgaaTCACTGGGAAACAATGCCTCTCTCTAAGCCTGAGCTGTTTGCAGATGCACAATCATTCCATAACACAGATAACACGGGAAAGTGCTTTGAGATCATTGGTGTGGTTTAATAAGCCACATGAACTCAGGCCTGCAAATTGCACAAAAATGTACCTGTTGTATCTGATGCATGTCCAATATTTCCATTGTCTGAATAATGGATGATCATTTCAATACGGCACAAGTTGATAATAAAGACCAGTTACTGCAGTTTGTTACTTGATAGAAGTGTTTTTCTCCCCCACAGGCAAAGCACAATTTAATGTGATCCTGCACACATTGTGGAAATCATCTGTGATCGAGAGGCAGGAGAAGAAATTTAGCTCATCTTCACTTCATTCTCAGCCTTTCACTCCAGAGCGTCTTCTCCTCTCGGAATCCAAGAAGCGACTtattatttgttctttcttaCACTAACTCACTCAAATGGAAATGCCAGCAGGTGTGGCACCCACCCCTAGAAGCGCGGAGGTAGACGCTcgcgcacgcgcgcgcacgctCACATATGACTCATCTCGTCTAAACTAAAGCACTTTGTCAGAGGCGCCCATTCACGTTGCACCCATGCGAGGACGCGCAGACTCAATCTCAGCTCGGAGCGCGACATTTATAGTCAGCTTGGCTATATAAGTCCATTCAGCATCTACTCTTAAAGTAACTATATACTTGTTTCTTcaaaggaggtgaaggaggagcaTCTCGCCAACTACCTGGCAACCTACCCGGCTGTACTGGACCTCCTCTAAAGACTGAAGGTGCGTAaagcttcttcttttcatttcatccacattgtgagtttgtgtgtgtgaagctgattTGGCGCGTCACATCTGCTGGTTTTCACAGATCACAAAGTGGATTTTAGTCTGAACTGCATTGTTATTTCGCACACAATCTTGTTTTGTAAAATGGAAACACGTGTAACTTTAGCAGGCTTCCACCTCCACAGTCTATCCATCAGTGCACCAAATAGAATCTCTCTTTTACGCGCAAAGATTTCACATTGTGCACCAGTTCCACGACCCATTCGCATTATTAAAACAGATGAAGACGAATTAATTAACAGTCTTACAATAATAAATCAACGTTAACACTTTATTTCGTATAGTTGCCAGCCCGTTACATGTTTCCAATGTCCGTTTCTCCGTGCGTAAATTCCTCTTTACGCAGCACATTTCACACCAgagttcaaatgaaaaaatataccTGTCCCATGAAAGTAATCCTGAGATTTCCTTCTCTTCCCAGATTCCTGTTGATATCCTGACATGAAGCTCAATTTACTTGGTACCACCGTGATTCTGCTTGTTGCCTTCTTGCCGCGCTACGAATGTCGGGCTATTGACAGCCCTGGCGGTGCACTGCGCGTCCTTGCTCCCCAAACCCAGaactcccagcagcagcagtctggtCCCATCCTGGAGCGGCTCGGAGAGGAGTTCTTCGTCCGACTGGGCAACGGGGACTCTAACTCTTTCCCATCCTCGTCCATGTATCCCGCCGAGTCGCCTGCCATCTACAACAGAGCACTGCAACTCCAGCTGACGCGGCGTCTTTTACAAGGGAAAGTTGGGAACATCAGGGCGCTCATAGGCGGCTTCGAGGACCGCGGTGACGACTCGATGGAGAGGGGCAGGAGGTCCGAAGACCCGCCGATATCCCTGGATCTGACCTTCCACCTGCTCCGGGAGATGATGGAGATGTCCCGGGCGGAACAGATGGCTCAGCAGGCGCAAAATAACAGAAGAATGATGGAGCTCTTCGGGAAATGAAGAGCTCCTTCCAGTCCGCCAAAGAtctcttctccctttctttaagtttttaattttggtttttttcttgCGTTTTTGCCATCAGCACAAAACATGCTCTGTACAATATAGTGCTGCTGTATCACTCTATTATTTAAAGCTTTAA harbors:
- the crhb gene encoding corticotropin releasing hormone b → MKLNLLGTTVILLVAFLPRYECRAIDSPGGALRVLAPQTQNSQQQQSGPILERLGEEFFVRLGNGDSNSFPSSSMYPAESPAIYNRALQLQLTRRLLQGKVGNIRALIGGFEDRGDDSMERGRRSEDPPISLDLTFHLLREMMEMSRAEQMAQQAQNNRRMMELFGK